Proteins encoded in a region of the Tautonia marina genome:
- a CDS encoding HEPN domain-containing protein: MKDIDEVIAQIKKIYRPYRHEAADVPLRQLAELYYLNAGDYLESAQILHQCETAHHRTIMPWYQLMGQALELSMKACLAAAGINPPRTHDLITLCKQIEEAGFRLKTEHAYANLIHLNHGYYDDFATG; encoded by the coding sequence TTGAAAGACATAGACGAAGTTATAGCGCAGATCAAAAAGATATATCGCCCCTATCGTCATGAGGCGGCTGATGTTCCGCTACGTCAACTGGCGGAACTCTACTACCTGAATGCGGGCGATTACCTTGAGTCTGCGCAAATACTCCATCAATGCGAGACGGCACACCACCGCACAATAATGCCTTGGTACCAACTCATGGGGCAAGCACTTGAGTTATCGATGAAAGCCTGTCTAGCTGCCGCGGGAATAAACCCACCTCGCACTCATGACTTGATCACGCTTTGTAAGCAGATAGAAGAGGCGGGTTTTCGATTGAAGACAGAGCATGCTTACGCCAACTTAATTCACTTAAACCATGGATATTACGATGACTTCGCTACGGG
- a CDS encoding DUF1592 domain-containing protein, with protein sequence MKMLFETRPRRRSLALGMLVMVGLLGLPMGAATAAQDKDDPIQALGLKVYQQSCAECHGENGEGSQLDYPHPLHGDKTLEGLTTYIDEKMPPGFEDEVTGEDAEAVARYVYDAFYSEIAQARNAPARIELARLTVDQYRNTVSDLIASFRGRGQWPDERGLQGEYYSDRGFRRDRKQIERIDPELNFDFGIGVPDGDTEKFDKRNQFSARWQGSLMPPESGTYEFVVWTEHAVRLFVNDERTPLIDGWVQSGDDRERRASIPLLAGRPYRIRLEFSKAYQGVRKDDDEPEIPATIRLSWVPPRRAEEVIPSRYLSPQWAPQVFVVTTPFPPDDRSVGYERGTTISAAWSQASTDAAIETAAYVVEHLNDLAKVKDDDPEREIKLRDFAASFVERAFRRPLDPEQRDLYVDRQFDTSPNTETAIKRVVLLALKSPRFLYHEIDPELDPYAVASRISYALWDSLPDDALMKAAAEGRLETRDQVAEQARRMLDDPRARAKVLDFFRKWLKIDDIPDLAKDPELFAEFTPEVISDLRTSLELFLEDVIWNSDAADFRRLLLDEPLMLNGRLAAFYGADLPEDSPFAPVAEGIGQRAGLLSHPYLMANFAYTSESSPIFRGVFLARNVLGVRLRPPQEAFAPLAPDLHPDLTTRERTALQTSPESCMSCHALINPLGFALEHYDAVGRFREQDNGKPIDATGLYQTRTGDTATFEGVRELAAFLAASDEVADAFVERLFQHQIKQPIRAFGPETLPDLRDAFVTHDYNIQTLLVDIVAESALTPRQSAELASTGE encoded by the coding sequence ATGAAGATGCTGTTTGAGACCCGACCGCGCCGCCGGTCCCTCGCGCTTGGGATGCTGGTGATGGTTGGACTGCTGGGATTGCCGATGGGAGCAGCCACCGCGGCCCAGGACAAGGATGACCCGATCCAGGCCCTCGGCCTGAAGGTCTATCAGCAGTCGTGCGCCGAGTGCCACGGCGAGAACGGCGAAGGCTCTCAGCTGGACTACCCTCACCCCTTGCACGGCGATAAGACGCTCGAAGGTCTGACGACCTACATCGACGAGAAGATGCCCCCCGGCTTCGAGGACGAGGTGACGGGAGAGGATGCCGAGGCCGTCGCCCGCTACGTTTACGACGCCTTCTACTCCGAGATCGCCCAGGCCCGCAACGCCCCGGCCCGGATCGAGCTGGCCCGCCTGACCGTCGATCAGTACCGCAATACGGTCTCCGACCTGATCGCCAGCTTTCGAGGCCGAGGCCAGTGGCCCGACGAGCGCGGCCTGCAAGGCGAGTATTACAGCGACCGCGGGTTCCGCCGTGATCGCAAGCAGATTGAGCGGATCGACCCCGAGCTGAACTTCGACTTCGGCATCGGCGTGCCCGACGGCGACACCGAGAAGTTCGACAAGCGCAACCAGTTCTCCGCCCGCTGGCAAGGGTCGCTCATGCCTCCGGAGTCGGGCACGTATGAGTTCGTCGTCTGGACCGAGCACGCCGTCCGGCTCTTTGTCAACGACGAGCGGACCCCGTTGATCGACGGCTGGGTGCAGTCGGGCGACGACCGCGAGCGCCGGGCGTCGATCCCCCTACTCGCCGGCCGACCGTACCGGATTCGCCTGGAGTTCTCGAAAGCGTATCAGGGAGTTCGCAAGGACGACGACGAGCCGGAGATTCCGGCCACGATCCGCCTGTCGTGGGTTCCTCCTCGACGGGCCGAGGAAGTCATCCCGAGCCGGTATCTCTCGCCCCAGTGGGCCCCTCAGGTCTTTGTCGTCACCACCCCGTTTCCGCCCGACGACCGCAGCGTCGGCTACGAGCGCGGCACGACCATTTCCGCCGCCTGGTCCCAGGCCTCGACCGACGCGGCCATCGAAACGGCCGCCTACGTCGTTGAGCATCTCAACGATCTGGCCAAGGTGAAGGACGACGACCCGGAACGCGAAATCAAACTGCGCGACTTCGCCGCGAGCTTCGTCGAACGCGCCTTCCGCCGCCCGCTCGACCCCGAACAGCGCGACCTGTACGTCGATCGCCAGTTCGACACCTCGCCGAACACCGAAACGGCCATCAAGCGCGTCGTTCTGCTGGCGCTGAAGTCCCCCCGGTTCCTCTACCACGAGATCGACCCGGAGCTTGACCCCTACGCCGTCGCCTCCCGCATCTCCTATGCCCTCTGGGATAGCCTCCCCGACGACGCCTTGATGAAGGCCGCCGCCGAGGGCCGCCTCGAAACCCGAGACCAGGTCGCCGAGCAGGCCCGACGCATGCTCGACGACCCCCGGGCCCGCGCCAAGGTCCTCGACTTCTTCCGCAAGTGGCTGAAGATCGACGACATTCCCGACCTGGCCAAGGACCCGGAGCTGTTCGCCGAATTCACCCCCGAGGTCATCTCCGACCTGCGGACCTCGCTCGAACTGTTCCTCGAAGACGTGATCTGGAACAGCGACGCGGCCGACTTCCGCCGCCTCTTGCTCGACGAGCCGCTGATGCTCAACGGCCGTCTCGCCGCCTTCTACGGCGCCGATCTGCCCGAGGACTCCCCCTTCGCTCCCGTCGCCGAAGGGATCGGCCAGCGGGCCGGCCTGCTCTCGCATCCCTACCTGATGGCCAACTTCGCCTACACCAGCGAGTCGTCGCCGATCTTCCGCGGGGTCTTCCTCGCGCGGAACGTCCTGGGGGTCCGGCTCCGGCCGCCTCAGGAGGCGTTCGCCCCCCTCGCCCCCGACCTGCACCCCGACCTGACGACCCGCGAACGGACGGCCTTGCAAACCAGCCCCGAATCTTGCATGTCGTGCCACGCGTTGATCAACCCGCTCGGCTTCGCGCTGGAGCATTACGACGCCGTCGGCCGATTCCGGGAACAAGACAACGGCAAGCCGATCGATGCCACCGGCCTCTACCAGACCCGCACCGGCGACACTGCCACCTTCGAGGGGGTCCGCGAGCTGGCCGCATTCCTCGCCGCCAGTGACGAGGTGGCCGATGCCTTCGTCGAACGCCTCTTTCAGCACCAGATCAAGCAGCCGATCCGCGCCTTCGGTCCCGAGACGCTCCCGGATCTCCGAGACGCCTTCGTGACGCACGACTACAACATCCAAACCTTGCTCGTCGACATCGTCGCCGAGTCGGCCCTGACCCCCCGCCAGAGCGCCGAACTGGCCTCGACAGGTGAATGA
- a CDS encoding DUF1552 domain-containing protein encodes MARTTTRRDFVRKLGIGGAALPFILNLPSLGFANQGGRKQRLVVVFSPNGVVQKNFWADEPGPLTSFKPSLEPLEPFRDRTLLLKGVCNKIKGDGDGHMRGIGCLLTGAELFPGNIQGGSDTPAGWASGVSIDQEIANFLQANEATRTRFGSLEFGVMVPERADTWTRMSYAGPNKPLTPIDDPYQMFNKLYGRLKDQESLKSILDDLQDDLKKVRSHVSAEDRRLLDEHAEFVRAMELQLSTSKPIEDVGHAVPELDPGLDEAENDQMPEISKAQIDLLVNSFAADFNRVATLQYTNSVGQAKMRWVGVEEGHHELSHEPNSNDEAQDKLTKINHWFAEQIAYLAKRLDETPEPGGEGTMLDNTTIVWTNELGAGNSHTRNDIPFVLVGGGLNYRMGRAVHYDRVNHNRLLMSFAHAFGHHIDRFGNPDYCGEGTLPDLT; translated from the coding sequence ATGGCCCGGACCACCACCCGACGCGACTTTGTCCGCAAGCTTGGCATCGGCGGCGCCGCCTTGCCGTTCATCCTGAACCTGCCGAGCCTCGGCTTCGCGAACCAGGGGGGGCGGAAGCAACGCCTGGTCGTCGTCTTCAGCCCCAACGGCGTCGTCCAGAAGAACTTCTGGGCCGACGAGCCAGGGCCGCTGACCTCCTTCAAGCCGAGCCTCGAACCGCTCGAACCGTTCCGCGATCGCACCCTCCTGCTCAAGGGGGTTTGCAACAAGATCAAGGGAGACGGCGACGGCCACATGCGCGGCATCGGCTGCCTCTTGACCGGGGCCGAGCTGTTCCCGGGCAACATCCAGGGCGGTTCCGACACCCCCGCCGGCTGGGCCAGCGGAGTGTCGATCGACCAGGAGATCGCTAACTTCCTGCAGGCGAACGAGGCCACCCGCACCCGCTTCGGCTCGCTTGAGTTCGGCGTGATGGTCCCCGAGCGGGCCGACACCTGGACCCGCATGTCCTACGCCGGGCCGAACAAGCCCCTCACCCCGATCGACGACCCCTACCAGATGTTCAACAAGCTCTACGGTCGCCTGAAGGACCAGGAGAGCCTCAAGAGCATCCTCGACGACCTGCAAGACGACCTGAAGAAGGTCCGCTCGCACGTCAGCGCGGAAGACCGCCGCCTGCTCGACGAGCACGCCGAGTTCGTCCGCGCCATGGAGCTTCAACTCTCCACCAGCAAGCCCATCGAGGACGTCGGCCACGCCGTCCCCGAGCTCGACCCCGGCCTCGACGAGGCCGAGAACGACCAGATGCCCGAGATCTCGAAGGCCCAGATCGACCTTTTGGTCAACAGCTTCGCCGCCGACTTCAACCGCGTGGCCACCTTGCAGTACACCAACTCGGTCGGCCAGGCCAAGATGCGCTGGGTCGGCGTCGAGGAGGGTCACCACGAGCTCTCCCACGAGCCGAACAGCAACGACGAGGCCCAGGACAAGCTCACCAAGATCAACCACTGGTTCGCCGAGCAGATCGCCTACCTCGCCAAGCGCCTCGACGAGACCCCCGAGCCCGGCGGCGAGGGGACCATGCTCGACAACACCACCATCGTCTGGACCAACGAGCTTGGCGCCGGCAACTCCCACACCCGCAACGACATCCCCTTCGTCCTCGTCGGCGGCGGCCTCAACTACCGCATGGGCCGCGCCGTCCACTACGACCGCGTCAACCACAACCGCCTGCTCATGTCCTTCGCCCACGCCTTCGGCCACCACATCGACCGCTTCGGCAACCCCGACTACTGCGGCGAAGGCACCCTGCCGGATCTGACCTGA